TGAGCGTGCAAAGCGAAGCGAACTCTCAAACCTCAGCTCACGAGCTTAGTGAAATAGATTGTGTCAGCAGGGTGCCTTTTGTTTGGTTACTTTATTTGGGCAAGCAAATAAAGTAACGAGAAGCCTGATAGAAAGATTCTAGGAGTTACCAAATAATCAAAAAGGCTTCTCCCCCCTTATTTAAAATTAAGAGAGATCCACTGTTTTCAAAACAGTCTAAACAATTTAATAATCCAATCTGTCATTTATGGCAATTTAGGCGCAACTTCCAAACGATAAGCACGGTGACAGGCAATACAATTTTTCATGTTTTTATTAAGCTGCTCCAGCGTTAAAGCAGGATCACCCAAATCACGCGCATCATCGGCAATCATCTGAAAGTTACGATGTGTTTGCGGTCCCATCGATAAAAATGGATCAGGCAGTTTTTTCTGCAATTCCTGAGACATGCCCTGCATTGCCGCCAAGCCAACCGGACGAGCCGCATTTTCGACCTGTTGCATATCTTCGGTTATAGCGCCCTGCATAATTTGCTGTACCACTTCCAGGAAGTTTCGCATTTCCGCAAGGACAACCGCTCTTTCTTGCTCTGTTAAATAAATAGGCTGGCGCTCATCCTGTTCTGCCAAGGCCTGAGAAGTTGGCACCAGCAGTAAAAAACACAGTACGACATAAATAGATTGTTTCACATTCACTCCTTTGTAGAACGTAACGATTAAAATTTGGCTGATTTAGAGAATTAACTTATATTAAGAGAGTTACCGAAAAATACCAGTCATAACGAATAAATTATTGAATGGACTATGCAATTACAACCAACACCCACGCTAATTGAAAACCTCTATTGGATAACCATTGTGGCATTGGTAGTGTCCTCCGCATCCGGTGTTTTACAGGCGGGATTTCGTCGGTTTGATTTGTTCGGCATGATTATTATCGGCATTACCACCGGTATTGGCGGCGGCTCGGTGCGCGATATGCTGTTGGGCAAACAGGCGTTTTGGATCGTTAATCAGGAATATTTTATTGTCGCGGTACTCAGCTCGGTGCTGATGTTCATCATCGCCCGACGCTGGGCGGTGAATCCTAGCTTCTTTTTGATTCCCGATGCCGCCGGGCTGGCCGCATACAGCATAGCCGGAACCTTGGCGGCACTAATGTTTGGCGCCCCTTGGTTTGTCGCCAGCTTCATGGGCGTGCTGACCGGCATTATGGGAGGTGTTTTACGAGACATTCTCTGCAATGAGCCGCCGGTAGTGTTCCAAAGCTCCCTTTACGGCACCATTGCTTGGGTAGGCTCTTTGCTGTTTATCGGTCTGTTGTATCTTGATTGGGACATTACTTGGGCAACCTTAGCGGCCGGTCTGTTAATGTTTTGCACCCGAGTGGTTGCGATGAAATACGATATCGGCCTACCCAAGTTTCGTTTTAAAACCGAATAAGGCACCACTCTAGAACAAAAGACTACTGCGCCGTCCAGATACCGGCAACCCCTTCACCGCGCACATCCGAGGCGGCTTGGTAGCCTTCGGTTGTATGCAAAATCATCTGCACATCGCCCATATAGTTATTCTTTTTCAGGTTATAGCCCAGCATAAGCAGGTCGTCTTTGACCTTATCCGGTAATTCAGGGTTATAGGCGATCTGATTGATAGGCAATAGTTGATGATGCACACGTGGCGCATCGACCGCCTGCTGTACACTCATGCCTTTTTTATAGACATTCATAATCGTCTGAAATACCGAAGTGATAATGGTAGAACCGCCCGGCGTACCGACCACCATATCGACCCGATTGTCTTTTAAGACAATGGTTGGCGACATAGAGGACAACATGCGTTTTTGCGGCGCAATGGCATTGGCTTTACCACCTACGACACCAAATACATTGGCGACTCCCGGCTTGGTGGAAAAGTCGTCCATTTCATCGTTCATTAAAAAACCGGCTCCTTCGATAACCACGCCATTACCAAATGGCATATTCAAGGTATAGGTATTGGATACCGCATTACCATAGGGGTCGACAATGGAGAAATGCGTGGTTTCCGGAGTTTCGATTTTACCGTGGCTGATTTGCGCCGAATCGGAAATACGCTCAAGATTGACCTCGCTGGCACGCTCGAAAAGGTAATCGTCACTAATCAGCTCAGTGATCGGCACATAAACAAAGTCGCTATCACCCAGATAATAGGCTCGATCGGCATAGACCCGCTTTGCCATCTCGGCATAAAAATGCGCTTCAATCGCCTGCTCGCTCAAACCTGAATTCTGCTGATCGGCTAAATACTGTTGATAAAGCGGTTCCAACTGTTTTTGCATTTTCAGAAGCTGGATAATGGCGACACCGCCGGAACTAGGTGGTGGTGCCGAAACGATCTGCATACCATTCCATTCACCGATTACCGGCTGACGCCAAACCGCTTGATAGCTCGCCAAATCCTTATGGGTGATCAGACCGCCGCCTTGCTGCATCTGTTTGACCAATAAATCGGCCGTTTTACCGCGATAGAACTCTGCAACACCTTTTTCGGCAATTCGACTTAGGGTTTGTGCCAGCTCCGGCTGTTTGAGCAGCTGATTGATCTTCAACCCGGAAAAGTAATCGTTGAAGTTCAACGGCTGTGTCGATTTATCGGCAATCCAACCGCTATACCAAGCCGAACGAGACTCCAGTTGTGGTGATACCTGAAAACCGTTTTGCGCTAAATCGATGGCCGGTTGCAACAACTCAGACCACGGCAAAGTGCCGAATTTTTGATGCGCTTGCCACATTCCCATTACCGTTCCCGGTACACCGGAAGCACGATAACCGACCAAAGACCGATAAGGAATCACCTCACCGTTTTCATCCAGATACATGGTTTCGGTGGCGGCAATCGGTGCTTTTTCGCGGTAATCGAGAAAATAGCTGTGTTGCTGATTATCGGGTTTGGCATTGAAAATGGTCATAAAACCACCGCCGCCAAGATTACCCGCTTCAGGATAGGTCACCGCTAACGAAAATCCTGCCGCAATCGCCGCATCAACGGCATTACCGCCTTTGGCGAATATCTGCTTTACCGTTTGCGCACTGTATTTGTCCGGCATGGCGAATGCGGCTTGATGCGGGGTGTGAGAATTGGATTGTTGCGCCAAAGCGCTAGTGGCAGCAAACGCCAAAAGCATAACAGGCAATAGAATCTTTTTTTTGCTTGGGCGGTTAAACATAACGAGCTCCCTGTTTTACAAAACCTATAACAATCCATGTCAATCGATAACAATTTAATTAAATCGTTGATTATTGTAGGGCAAAGATTGAGAGTTTATGAAATTTTGCTCAATCGGATTTCACAGCGTACGTATTTAGGATTAAAATGAAGCCCATATAAAACAATTCATACTTGAGGATACCGAGGATTATGTCGCCATTTTCACTACAAAAAGTTTTCAGACAAGCCACTTTAGCTTCACTAATCAGTGCATCTTTCATGGTTTATGCCACGCCTTCGTTCGCGCAAGAGTTTAATGATTCGGCACCTGGTATGGAAGAACACACTCCTGAATCGGAACCGCAGATGACTCAAGACATGACCGATGAAGAGTTTGAAGACACTATCCGCGCTTTTCGAAAAGCCCCGCAAAGCCGTGCCTTTTTCGAACACGCTTACGGTTATGCTGTTTTCCCGACTATCGGTAAGGCCGGTTTCTTTATTGGTGGAGCCTACGGGCAAGGTCGTGTATTTGAACAAGGTCGTTACTCGGGCAATGTAGAAATGACTCAAGCGACTATCGGTTTCCAGTTCGGTGGTCAGGCTTTCAGTCAGATCATTTTCTTCCAAGATCAGCGCGCTTATGATGAATTCACTTCCGGCAACTTCGAGTTCGGTGCTCAGGCCTCGGCGATTGTCATTACCGCCGGCGCCAATGCCGAAGCCTCAACCAAAGGGACTTCGGCAACCGGTAATATCGGTAACCAGTATGTTAAGGCGGAAGGTCAGTACTACAAAGGTATGGCGGTATTCAGTATTGCCAAGGGTGGTTTGATGTATGAAGCCACTTTAGGCGGACAGAAATTCAACTTCCATCCCAACTAATCTGGCTGATGACAATTACTGACAGACATTACTGATATAAAGGAAATCGGATACCGATGGATATTCTTGGAATTTTAAACGACTTATTACTTGATGTTTCTGACTGGATGCGCGGTTATTTAGCCCAGATTGTTCTCGCTATGATCACCACTTTATTGGTGATTTACGGTGACAATATCCTGCAAATCGTTAAACAACAGATCGGTGCTTTGAAGATGCCTTTGCGCATCACCCTGTTTGTTGTGTTCTGTGCTTTCGGCTTTAGCTTTATCACCTCGGTGATGTCACCGTTCTTAAGCGGCTGGCTAGCACAAGCCAATGCGGCGTTTTTACCGTTTATTGTCATTGCCATCTTCTATTTTCTGGGTTATCTGGCACAACGCAAAAACATGCTTTAAAACCAACCATTAAATAGCAAAAAGCCCGACAAACGGCATGGCTTGTCGGGCTTTTTATTAGCTGGATAAAACCGCTAACTCGCCGTATTAAGTGCGGCTAGTGACTTCCAACAGGTGGTAACCAAACATGGTTTTTACCGGCCCTTGAACGGTACCGACATCAGCGGAAAAAACCACCTTATCAAATTCAGGCACCATCATTCCCGGACCGAACTGACCCAAATCACCACCGGCAGAACCTGATGGACAGGTTGAATGCTGTTTAGCCAACTCGGCAAAATCCGCACCGTTTTCAATTTGCGTTTTTAGGTCGTTACATTTTTCTTCACTATCGACCAGAATATGTCGAGCTGTCGCAATAGTCATTTTTATTCCTTTTAAGTTTATAAACGAGAAACTGATTTCATCATCAAATTAATGGTGATGGATTATCAAAATTCAAGTGTTGGCTCTGCTACAATCTAGCCTAAAAGAATTTTAATATATTTAATCAACCTGCAAAAATTGCATTTTGCACAGGTTTGCTTAAATAGCTTGATGATTTTTCTGCCGATAAACCGGCCTGCCACTTATAATAGCGACTATGAAAGAGATATCAGAGACAAACGTACAGCCATTTGCCCAAATTCCGATGCAGGCCGTGGGCCCGTTTAAACTCATCGGTGATGTCGAAACCGATGATTTAATGGTGCCGATGGCAACCTATGAAACACCGCTTTGGCCCTCTGTGGCTCGCGGTGCTCGAGTGGCCGCCAGAGCCGGCGGCATTCGCGTCACCTTGATTGATGAGCGTATGACCCGCTCCATTTTGCTGCAAGCCAAACACGCCGGCATTGCTGCCCAACGCCTTGCCGAAATCAAAAGCCGTCAGGAAGATATTCAAGAGGTCGTCAGTCAAAGCAGTCGTTTCGCCAAACTTTTGGAAATGAACTCCCAAGTGGTCGGTAATCTGATTTATCTGCGCTTTGAGTTTCATACCGGTGATGCCTCGGGCCACAATATGGCCACCAATGCAGCGGATAAAATTATTCCTTGGTTATTGGCCGAATACCCGGATTTGGATTATGTATCGATTTCGGCCAACTACTGCACCGATAAAAAAGTCTCGGCGGTTAACGGTATCTTAGGCCGAGGTAAATACGTGGTTTGTGAGACCACTATTCCTGCCAAGCTCTGTCAGCGATACTTAAAAACCACACCGCAAGCGCTGGTGGATCTGCATATCAAAAAAGACCTGATCGGCAGCATTGTTTCCGGTGGTCTGCGAACCGCCAATGCCCATGTCGCCAATATGCTGTTAGGTTTTTATCTCGCCACCGGACAAGATGCCGCCAATATCGTTGAAGGCTCTCAGGCCATCAACCATGCCGAAGTCACCCCGGAAGGCGATTTGTATTTTTCAACCACCCTCCCTAACTTGATTGTCGGCTCGGTCGGCAACGGTAAAGGCTTGGATTTCGTTTTGGAAAACCTGCGTTTATTGGGCTGTGCTGACGACTCTCTGCCTGCCGGAGGCAATGCTCGTCGCTTGGCCTGCATTGCCGGTGCGACCGCATTTTGTGGTGAACTGTCCTTACTTGCGGCGCAGACCAATCCGGGTGAGCTGATGCAAGCGCATATTAAACTGGAACGCCAGCACAAGGCCTAAAACGGCATAGCCGCAAAGAGAACCGATGAGCACAGAATTTCAGGCACAACAGGTTAATCGTCGCAAGCAAGATCATATCGATGCCGTGCTCAATGACCCGCTAGTCGAGCGAGGCAATAGCGGTTTCGAAAGCATTCGCCTGCAACATCGCGCCTTGCCCGAATTGGATTTCGCCCGCCTCGACAGCTCAGTACGTTTTTTACATAAACAGCTCGACCTGCCTCTTCTGATCGCATCAATGACCGGAGGCAGTGGCGAAAACCTGCAGCATATCAACCGCCATTTAGCCGAAGCCGCGCAACAAGCAGGCATCGCCATGGCGGTGGGTTCACAACGAGCGATGATCCTCGATAAGGCCGCACAAGCCAGTTTCGATATCCGTCGCTACGCCCCCGACATTCCGTTAATTGCCAACTTGGGAGCGGTGCAACTGAATTACGGTTTCGGAGAAGATGAAGCGCGCCGTGTTATCGATATTCTTGAAGCCGATGCGCTTTATCTGCACCTCAATCCGTTACAAGAATTGATTCAGCCCGAAGGCGATACCAATTTTGCCCATTTGCTGGAAAAAATCGCCCAATTGCAAAACAAAATCGATGTGCCGATTATCCTAAAAGAAGTCGGTTGTGGTTTAAGCGATAAAGACATTGAATTGGGCTTATCCGCCGGTATCCGTTATTTTGATATAGCCGGTCAAGGCGGTACTTCATGGAGCCGCATCGAATCGCATCGATCCGACAACAGTCTTGGCGAACTGTTCCAGGATTGGGGACTGACCACTTTGCAGAGCTTAGAGCAAGCTAGAGCCTACCAAAAACAAGGCTATTTTATTGCCAGCGGCGGCATACGAAACGGTATTGATATGATAAAAGCTGTTATAATGGGCGGCCGAATTTGTGGTATTGCGGCGCCATTTTTGGCTCCGGCACAAGACTCAACAGAAGCCGTATTAAAAACGATCGGGCAATTTAAGCAGGAATTCCAGACCGCTCAGTTTTTGCTGGGTGTAGATAAGGCGCCTAAATTGCATTTAAACAAACAGCTGGTTGTTGCCGACTGACTCACAGAAGAGACTGCGCAACAGGCTTAAGCCAAACAGCGATAATAAAAAGATATACACTCCGTTAATGATGAAAGTTGGTATTGATCTTATTCACTTTGCAACCGCCGATTACTACCTCGGTCTAGATACTTTTGCCGAGGAAAAACAGACTGAGCTCGACAAGTATATCGTTGGTATCGGCCAGGAAAAAATGTCGATCGCCCCGCCGGATGAAGACATTGTCAGCCTGGCCGCCAAAGCCGCAGCGCCGATCCTAGAAAAAATCGATGCCAGCCAGATCAGCGCGGTGTTGTTTGCTACCGAAACATCGGTTGACCAATCCAAATCGGCCGGTGTGTTTTTGCATGGTCTGCTGGAACTGCCGAGCCGTTGCCGAGTGGTCGAATTCAAACACGCCTGTTATGCCGGCGCGGCCGCCTTGCAGATGGCAACCACCATGGTCAAGGCCAACCATAAAGAAAAAATTCTTGTTATCGCAGCAGACATCGCCAAATACGATGTTGATACCTCAGGCGAAGCGACCCAAGGCTGTGGCGCCGTTGCCATGCTGGTAAGTGCTAATCCACGTATTATCGAAATCGAATCCGGCTCCGGTTACTACACCGATGATGTTATGGATTTCTGGCGTCCTAACAACAGAACCACCGCCTTGGTGGACGGTAAATATTCCACCAAAGTGTACTTGAATAGCCTGAAACACGCTTGGCAGCATTTTGTTGAAGAGACCGGACGCAAGTTTGAAGACATCGATTACTTCTGCTACCACATTCCATTTACCAAAATGGCGGAAAAAGCGCATAAGACTCTGGTTAAAAAAGTCGCGGCCAGCGTGACTCAGGAACAATTTGATAAGCAAACATTGCCGAGCCAAGTCTATAACCGCATTGTCGGTAACAGTTACAGCGCTTCACTATTTGTCGGCTTTATTTCATTGCTGGATAATGTCAAAGACAACTTGGCCGGTAAAAGGGTCAGTTTTTTCAGCTACGGTTCCGGCTGTGTCGCAGAGTTTTTCAGTGGTATTATCCAGCCCGGCTATGAAAAAGTCTTAATGACCGGTGATCACCTACGCCAGATTGAACAACGTCAACCGTTAAGTTACCAGCAGTATCTGGACTATTATCACAATCAAGAAACTCTGCCGGAAAACATTATTTTTCCGCAAACCAATAAAGGCCCATACCGTTTAGCGGGTATTGATGACCATAAACGCTATTACGAAAAAACCACTGATTCACAATAGGCGCTTGACTGTTTCGTATATGTCGAGCA
Above is a window of Thiomicrorhabdus sediminis DNA encoding:
- a CDS encoding peptidylprolyl isomerase, encoding MTIATARHILVDSEEKCNDLKTQIENGADFAELAKQHSTCPSGSAGGDLGQFGPGMMVPEFDKVVFSADVGTVQGPVKTMFGYHLLEVTSRT
- a CDS encoding DUF3392 family protein, yielding MDILGILNDLLLDVSDWMRGYLAQIVLAMITTLLVIYGDNILQIVKQQIGALKMPLRITLFVVFCAFGFSFITSVMSPFLSGWLAQANAAFLPFIVIAIFYFLGYLAQRKNML
- the fni gene encoding type 2 isopentenyl-diphosphate Delta-isomerase, coding for MSTEFQAQQVNRRKQDHIDAVLNDPLVERGNSGFESIRLQHRALPELDFARLDSSVRFLHKQLDLPLLIASMTGGSGENLQHINRHLAEAAQQAGIAMAVGSQRAMILDKAAQASFDIRRYAPDIPLIANLGAVQLNYGFGEDEARRVIDILEADALYLHLNPLQELIQPEGDTNFAHLLEKIAQLQNKIDVPIILKEVGCGLSDKDIELGLSAGIRYFDIAGQGGTSWSRIESHRSDNSLGELFQDWGLTTLQSLEQARAYQKQGYFIASGGIRNGIDMIKAVIMGGRICGIAAPFLAPAQDSTEAVLKTIGQFKQEFQTAQFLLGVDKAPKLHLNKQLVVAD
- a CDS encoding hydroxymethylglutaryl-CoA reductase, with amino-acid sequence MKEISETNVQPFAQIPMQAVGPFKLIGDVETDDLMVPMATYETPLWPSVARGARVAARAGGIRVTLIDERMTRSILLQAKHAGIAAQRLAEIKSRQEDIQEVVSQSSRFAKLLEMNSQVVGNLIYLRFEFHTGDASGHNMATNAADKIIPWLLAEYPDLDYVSISANYCTDKKVSAVNGILGRGKYVVCETTIPAKLCQRYLKTTPQALVDLHIKKDLIGSIVSGGLRTANAHVANMLLGFYLATGQDAANIVEGSQAINHAEVTPEGDLYFSTTLPNLIVGSVGNGKGLDFVLENLRLLGCADDSLPAGGNARRLACIAGATAFCGELSLLAAQTNPGELMQAHIKLERQHKA
- a CDS encoding hydroxymethylglutaryl-CoA synthase, with protein sequence MMKVGIDLIHFATADYYLGLDTFAEEKQTELDKYIVGIGQEKMSIAPPDEDIVSLAAKAAAPILEKIDASQISAVLFATETSVDQSKSAGVFLHGLLELPSRCRVVEFKHACYAGAAALQMATTMVKANHKEKILVIAADIAKYDVDTSGEATQGCGAVAMLVSANPRIIEIESGSGYYTDDVMDFWRPNNRTTALVDGKYSTKVYLNSLKHAWQHFVEETGRKFEDIDYFCYHIPFTKMAEKAHKTLVKKVAASVTQEQFDKQTLPSQVYNRIVGNSYSASLFVGFISLLDNVKDNLAGKRVSFFSYGSGCVAEFFSGIIQPGYEKVLMTGDHLRQIEQRQPLSYQQYLDYYHNQETLPENIIFPQTNKGPYRLAGIDDHKRYYEKTTDSQ
- the ggt gene encoding gamma-glutamyltransferase; this translates as MFNRPSKKKILLPVMLLAFAATSALAQQSNSHTPHQAAFAMPDKYSAQTVKQIFAKGGNAVDAAIAAGFSLAVTYPEAGNLGGGGFMTIFNAKPDNQQHSYFLDYREKAPIAATETMYLDENGEVIPYRSLVGYRASGVPGTVMGMWQAHQKFGTLPWSELLQPAIDLAQNGFQVSPQLESRSAWYSGWIADKSTQPLNFNDYFSGLKINQLLKQPELAQTLSRIAEKGVAEFYRGKTADLLVKQMQQGGGLITHKDLASYQAVWRQPVIGEWNGMQIVSAPPPSSGGVAIIQLLKMQKQLEPLYQQYLADQQNSGLSEQAIEAHFYAEMAKRVYADRAYYLGDSDFVYVPITELISDDYLFERASEVNLERISDSAQISHGKIETPETTHFSIVDPYGNAVSNTYTLNMPFGNGVVIEGAGFLMNDEMDDFSTKPGVANVFGVVGGKANAIAPQKRMLSSMSPTIVLKDNRVDMVVGTPGGSTIITSVFQTIMNVYKKGMSVQQAVDAPRVHHQLLPINQIAYNPELPDKVKDDLLMLGYNLKKNNYMGDVQMILHTTEGYQAASDVRGEGVAGIWTAQ
- a CDS encoding YSC84-related protein, producing MSPFSLQKVFRQATLASLISASFMVYATPSFAQEFNDSAPGMEEHTPESEPQMTQDMTDEEFEDTIRAFRKAPQSRAFFEHAYGYAVFPTIGKAGFFIGGAYGQGRVFEQGRYSGNVEMTQATIGFQFGGQAFSQIIFFQDQRAYDEFTSGNFEFGAQASAIVITAGANAEASTKGTSATGNIGNQYVKAEGQYYKGMAVFSIAKGGLMYEATLGGQKFNFHPN
- a CDS encoding trimeric intracellular cation channel family protein; the encoded protein is MQLQPTPTLIENLYWITIVALVVSSASGVLQAGFRRFDLFGMIIIGITTGIGGGSVRDMLLGKQAFWIVNQEYFIVAVLSSVLMFIIARRWAVNPSFFLIPDAAGLAAYSIAGTLAALMFGAPWFVASFMGVLTGIMGGVLRDILCNEPPVVFQSSLYGTIAWVGSLLFIGLLYLDWDITWATLAAGLLMFCTRVVAMKYDIGLPKFRFKTE